A region from the Haloarcula sp. CBA1127 genome encodes:
- a CDS encoding Fic family protein, translated as MAGNSLPDEAPGEYVPFGRRPYYLPDPLPPAHALEFDADFQQLLQDAIYQLGRLEGIGDETEANPLLYTTMVRREAVESVVLEGADIDIEDVFRSQELADSGTTRKDVQEALNYERTITKGATRLSKGDQITLGLLQNLHELLMADVRGHCEYPGEFRAKPINLPAASSFQEPFVPPAPDRIPELMTNLIEYCNTTSEYHDLVQLGLVHYQFETIHPFEDGNGRLGRILITLQLIQNGYLTQPYLYPSAYFNRNKIEYADRMRTVSETGAWEPWLEFFVEGIRSQAAEAVTRTNNLRNLRREYERTYGHEKTAADRLAMRLFKQPYLTTNDVAELLDVTAQTARNAIQELEAQDVLTETTGKERYQEFKAVDIFDILDQPLE; from the coding sequence ATGGCGGGCAACAGTCTTCCCGATGAAGCGCCTGGCGAGTATGTTCCCTTCGGACGCCGGCCATACTATCTTCCAGATCCACTGCCACCGGCACATGCCCTCGAATTCGACGCCGACTTCCAGCAGTTGCTGCAGGACGCCATCTATCAGCTCGGACGGCTGGAAGGGATCGGCGACGAGACGGAAGCCAATCCGTTGCTATACACGACAATGGTCCGTCGCGAAGCCGTCGAATCGGTCGTGCTTGAGGGTGCAGATATCGATATCGAGGACGTATTCCGGTCCCAGGAACTTGCCGATAGCGGTACCACTCGGAAGGATGTCCAAGAAGCACTCAATTACGAGCGGACGATCACTAAAGGTGCGACTCGGCTCTCCAAGGGCGACCAGATCACACTTGGACTGTTACAGAACCTGCACGAGTTGCTGATGGCGGACGTGCGTGGTCACTGTGAATACCCTGGGGAGTTCCGTGCGAAGCCGATCAATCTCCCGGCAGCCTCGTCGTTCCAGGAACCATTCGTCCCGCCAGCACCGGACCGGATTCCGGAGCTGATGACGAATCTAATCGAGTACTGCAACACGACCAGCGAGTACCACGACCTTGTCCAGCTTGGGCTCGTCCACTATCAGTTCGAGACGATTCACCCCTTCGAGGATGGGAACGGCCGCTTGGGACGTATTCTCATCACGTTACAGCTGATTCAGAACGGCTACCTCACACAACCGTATCTGTATCCGAGCGCGTATTTCAACCGCAACAAGATCGAGTATGCTGACCGGATGCGAACAGTCAGCGAAACGGGTGCCTGGGAGCCTTGGCTAGAGTTCTTCGTCGAGGGGATTCGCTCACAAGCTGCCGAGGCAGTCACACGAACGAACAATCTTCGGAATCTCCGTCGAGAGTACGAGCGAACCTATGGACACGAGAAAACAGCTGCCGACCGGTTAGCGATGCGCCTGTTCAAGCAGCCATACCTGACCACGAACGACGTCGCTGAGCTACTGGATGTGACCGCACAGACAGCACGGAACGCAATTCAAGAACTTGAAGCACAGGATGTCCTGACCGAAACAACGGGGAAAGAGCGGTATCAGGAGTTCAAGGCTGTCGATATCTTCGACATTCTCGACCAGCCCCTAGAGTGA